Proteins from a genomic interval of Rubinisphaera italica:
- the groES gene encoding co-chaperone GroES yields the protein MAASTAVKIVPLGDKVVLKRQEAETTTSGGIVLPDSAQNKPQRGEVIAIGDGHVKSDGTKIPLTVKEGDKVIFSSYAGDEIKVGDEDYLLLRESDILATF from the coding sequence ATGGCAGCGAGTACGGCAGTGAAAATTGTTCCCTTAGGCGATAAAGTCGTTTTGAAACGTCAAGAAGCCGAAACGACAACGAGCGGCGGTATCGTCTTGCCGGATTCTGCTCAGAACAAACCGCAACGAGGCGAAGTGATCGCGATTGGCGATGGTCACGTGAAAAGCGACGGCACAAAGATCCCTCTGACCGTCAAAGAAGGCGATAAAGTCATCTTCAGTTCCTACGCTGGCGACGAGATCAAAGTCGGCGACGAAGATTACCTGCTCCTCCGCGAAAGCGATATCCTCGCAACCTTCTAG
- a CDS encoding peptide chain release factor family protein, with protein MHPSALPEEELLLDCQIKRQRRSGPGGQHRNKVETAIRILHQPTGLSAQASERRSQAENQKQAIERLRIQLALNFRNAEKGDELSPSELWQSRVQGGKVVVSPHHAVFAALLAEAMDQLLACNWDHKQAAERLGITSSQIIKFIKLEPEALKLLNQHRNEQGMKGLT; from the coding sequence ATGCATCCCTCTGCTCTGCCTGAAGAAGAATTATTGCTCGATTGTCAGATCAAACGTCAGCGACGGAGCGGTCCTGGGGGGCAGCATCGGAATAAAGTGGAGACAGCGATTCGGATTCTGCACCAGCCGACCGGACTCTCTGCTCAGGCAAGTGAGCGACGTTCTCAAGCGGAAAACCAGAAACAGGCCATCGAAAGATTGCGGATTCAGCTGGCACTCAACTTTCGCAACGCGGAAAAAGGGGATGAGCTTTCCCCGAGCGAATTGTGGCAATCCCGGGTTCAGGGTGGAAAAGTTGTGGTCAGTCCACATCATGCTGTTTTTGCAGCCTTACTGGCCGAGGCGATGGACCAACTGCTGGCTTGCAACTGGGATCACAAACAGGCAGCGGAACGCCTGGGAATTACGAGTTCGCAGATCATCAAATTTATAAAACTCGAACCGGAGGCCCTCAAATTGCTCAATCAGCATCGCAATGAACAGGGAATGAAGGGTTTGACCTGA
- a CDS encoding LOG family protein gives MSEFASSNWKRICVFAGSQPGNAPEFQAAAVELGRKIAENGWSLVFGAGSVGLMGLIADAVLQDGGESIGVIPEFLATKELLHPGLTHVHITEDMHTRKAKMAELSDAFIALPGGLGTFEEFFEVMTWAQLGVHSKPIGLLNANRFYDPVVNLIDHAVETGFVRKEHRELISVAPTTDELLTAMLHHKNPDIPKWFDLDET, from the coding sequence GCCAGGAAATGCTCCTGAATTTCAGGCAGCCGCGGTCGAACTGGGCCGGAAAATCGCGGAAAACGGCTGGTCTCTCGTCTTCGGCGCAGGGAGTGTCGGCTTGATGGGGCTGATTGCTGATGCAGTTCTGCAGGACGGTGGAGAATCCATTGGTGTGATTCCTGAATTTCTAGCCACCAAAGAACTGCTTCATCCGGGATTGACCCACGTTCACATCACGGAAGATATGCACACCCGAAAAGCAAAAATGGCCGAACTGTCGGATGCGTTCATCGCCTTGCCGGGAGGATTGGGGACTTTTGAAGAGTTTTTCGAGGTAATGACCTGGGCACAACTGGGCGTCCATTCGAAACCGATCGGCTTGCTGAATGCGAATCGGTTTTATGATCCCGTTGTCAATCTGATCGATCATGCCGTTGAAACCGGGTTTGTCAGAAAAGAGCATCGGGAACTGATTTCCGTCGCCCCCACGACGGATGAACTCCTGACTGCTATGCTGCATCATAAAAATCCAGACATCCCGAAATGGTTCGATCTGGACGAAACGTAA